One segment of Labrus mixtus chromosome 10, fLabMix1.1, whole genome shotgun sequence DNA contains the following:
- the LOC132981697 gene encoding uncharacterized protein LOC132981697, with the protein MYREEISAVMNSIRKWLNKPKKGVENQLKIRPLTSERKLGASDEDTAVTEMLSCAPAREILTGDRGQEHDVQQPLRTTAHSSLLQVEPVAGTRRQAQMGSTGGCDITSFSPVVGGATKTPVTSVGLRIRPLLRARDACSLPSSPHPAGGARLACSLPGSPLQRGRCWKPSPSSYPSSSSSSSSLSRLWVEEALQRSKNLKQSEPCHHLPCSRQEGGRGRSGETEEKAEPEGWSDEGEKEDKQVSAVGIRLSETVIFRPLTSSQICGGEEDLQSLCFESNMWRYCLLTPCVCLRCPSAPPFEAELFSDEDLQKHGQNLTQPAKETEGDGELSSPRDRAPQQGQSSGLYPSLSLWRITPVCQTDLDRKQEQDIKPFLSCSHGNNTGDHLPKLCEMSGCVGESCSFCSFKFKVQNTQNHLCRNCAEVFCGR; encoded by the exons ATGTACAGAGAAGAGATTTCAGCAGTGATGAATTCAATCAGGAAGTGGTTAAACAAACCAAAGAAg gGAGTAGAAAATCAGCTAAAGATTCGACCTTTGACCTCGGAGAGGAAACTTGGAGCATCTGATGAAGACACTGCTGTCACGGAGATGCTGAGCTGCGCCCCCGCAAG ggagATCCTGACGGGAGACAGGGGACAGGAACACGATGTCCAACAGCCTCTCAGAACAACAGCACACAGTTCACTGTTACAGGTCGAACCGGTGGCAGGTACCAGGAGACAGGCGCAAATGGGGTCGACAGGAGGCTGTGACATCACCAGTTTCAGTCCTGTAGTGGGCGGAGCAACAAAAACGCCAGTGACCTCTGTTGGACTCCGTATTCGTCCTTTGCTAAGGGCGAGAGACGCTtgctccctcccctcctctcctcacccaGCGGGGGGGGCGAGGCTTGCCTGCTCTCTGCCCGGCTCCCCTCTCCAGCGGGGGAGATGCTGGAagccctccccttcctcctacccttcctcctcctcctcctcctccagtctgTCCCGACTCTGGGTGGAGGAAGCTCTGCAGAGAAGCAAAAACCTCAAACAGAGTGAGCCTTGCCACCATCTGCCATGTTCCAGACAGGAGGGTGGGAGGGGGAGGTCGGGGGAGACAGAAGAGAAGGCTGAGCCGGAGGGATGGAGTGACGAGGGTGAGAAAGAAGATAAACAGGTGAGCGCTGTTGGCATCAGGCTTTCGGAAACCGTCATCTTCAGGCCGCTGACCTCGTCTCAGATCTGTGGGGGGGAGGAGGATCTGCAGTCACTGTGTTTCGAGTCGAACATGTGGAGGTACTGCCTGCTAActccatgtgtttgtttaag GTGTCCGAGTGCTCCGCCATTTGAAGCTGAACTCTTCTCAGACGAAGATCTTCAGAAACACGGCCAGAATTTGACACAGCCGGCTAAGGAGACAGAGGGGGACGGTGAGCTGAGTTCACCCAGAGACAGAGCTCCACAGCAGGGGCAAAGCTCCGGCCTCTACCCCAGTCTGAGTCTGTGGAGgatcacacctgtctgtcag ACGGACTTGGACAGGAAACAGGAACAGGACATTAAGCCTTTCCTGTCCTGTAGCCATGGCAACAACACTGGGGATCACCTTCCAAAACTCTGTGAGATGTCAG GTTGTGTTGGGGAATCCTGCAGCTTCTGTTCCTTCAAATTCAAagtccaaaacacacaaaaccatcTTTGCAGAAACTGTGCCGAG gtgttctgTGGTCGCTGA